The Daucus carota subsp. sativus chromosome 9, DH1 v3.0, whole genome shotgun sequence genome window below encodes:
- the LOC135149304 gene encoding uncharacterized protein LOC135149304, producing the protein MTNPTEQTTGNTSNPKAGLDFGNSPEGLLPTPEEQQQMLLKWREEQAAKAQSSKTKEQEAARLAKKREADELRLKALQLQREEIELQERALREALEAEGDRVPEGEGNKKRNREDQDGSSDSESHSRGPRHRHVTPSDSEGEEDPHMRDRLRRMEKAMFGDKTLTHKPVIVDEIEQYRPPPGRQFPKMNEFNGKGDPIDHCDKYESLMTGMGHCDIMLCKMFKTYLKGSAMMWYRSLRPRSVSSYDQLKRKFLRHYSHLCRREKDTEALIHCRQRPNEELGDYLARFKEEAGMVTNLDKVKAAGFLTAGLDPVKGKKLRSSLYDIPPKSLNDIYLRGESIRRKMESIGGHKNDRKDDRYGSRSDNKGRRNEGYRGRRDERDEKLDRGAERRRDRDSTVFTPLNASASKILNEIKGKPGFVRPPKMKIPDYKKNSDKYCDYHRDNGHNTDECYHLKKLIEKMVKAGDLNQYVKDLRDRLGPKEDKGKAPEEGERYRGEVQTIFGGIVLDRSSKTAKKKYALQVYNLYSINSTKQQFPIMFSQEDYEDVILPHEDPLVINPVIGQNKIWKVLVDGGSSVNVLYYNTYQKMNLEGKQIDTCYEAPLYWFGNQPVPIEGMIHLPLLLGKSPYTVEKQVKFYVVRVESPFNAILGRPVLAAFEAIASIPHLKLKFPTEKGVGEMRGDQKAARIIMLEDLEIDKDLGGAEGNKRRRTEDGPRDSGHALHIELEKFGNNLSNPIAEPGTKTEEVELYAGCSGKMVRIGKDMESGLKEKVIDVVRRYHDVFAWGPEDMPGLDESIARHRLNVHPQAIPVKQKKRNFAVERQKVIEVEVEKLLEAKFIEEIEYPEWLANVVVVKKSNNKWRMCVDYTDLNKNCPKDHYPLPNIDQLIDATSGYQILSFLDAFSGYHQIAMDAEDIPKTAFITSKGTYAYIKMPFGLKNAGATFQRMVNKVFAEQIGRNMECYVDDMIVKSLFHDHADDLKECFETLRRNNMKINPAKCTFGVCSGKFLGYMVSARGIEANPKKIKAVLDMEAPKIIREIQKLTGRLAALRRFISRSAEKALPFFEVLKGAKNFEWGPNCVKAFEEIKEYLIKAPLLMRPDPKETLQLYLAVSDRTLGAVLVKEHEKNQHPVFYVSHMLRDAETR; encoded by the coding sequence ATGACAAACCCAACTGAGCAAACCACTGGAAACACCTCCAACCCAAAAGCCGGTTTAGACTTTGGCAACAGTCCCGAAGGGCTGCTGCCCACCCCGGAAGAGCAACAGCAGATGCTGCTGAAATGGAGGGAAGAACAGGCTGCTAAAGCCCAGTCTTCCAAGACTAAAGAACAAGAAGCCGCCCGACTAGCCAAGAAGAGGGAGGCCGATGAACTACGGCTGAAAGCCCTCCAGCTACAAAGGGAAGAAATTGAGCTCCAGGAGAGAGCCCTCCGAGAGGCCTTGGAGGCCGAAGGAGATCGAGTGCCGGAGGGCGAAGGAAACAAGAAGAGGAATCGGGAAGACCAAGATGGGTCTTCGGACTCTGAGTCGCACTCCCGAGGGCCTCGTCACAGGCATGTCACACCTTCGGATTCCGAAGGGGAGGAAGATCCCCACATGCGGGACCGACTCCGCCGAATGGAGAAGGCAATGTTTGGGGACAAGACGTTAACCCATAAGCCAGTTATAGTCGACGAGATTGAGCAATATCGGCCGCCCCCGGGGAGACAGTTCCCGAAAATGAATGAATTTAATGGGAAGGGCGACCCGATCGATCACTGCGACAAATACGAATCCCTTATGACCGGTATGGGGCATTGTGACATCATGCTCTGCAAGATGTTCAAGACCTACCTCAAGGGGTCTGCTATGATGTGGTACCGATCCCTGCGTCCAAGATCGGTTAGTTCCTACGATCAGCTGAAGCGCAAATTCTTGAGGCACTACTCTCACTTGTGCCGAAGAGAGAAGGACACTGAGGCCCTCATTCACTGCCGACAGAGGCCTAATGAAGAGTTGGGTGATTACTTGGCCAGGTTTAAAGAAGAGGCTGGGATGGTAACCAACCTGGACAAGGTAAAGGCCGCAGGATTCCTCACGGCTGGTCTGGACCCGGTGAAAGGTAAGAAACTCCGATCATCTTTGTACGACATACCCCCGAAGTCGTTGAACGATATTTACTTACGGGGGGAGAgcatcagaagaaagatggagtCCATTGGGGGACATAAGAATGACCGGAAAGATGATCGATACGGTTCCCGTTCGGACAACAAGGGAAGAAGAAATGAAGGCTATAGAGGCCGAAGGGACGAGAGGGACGAGAAGCTAGACAGAGGGGCCGAACGAAGGAGAGATAGAGACAGCACTGTGTTCACTCCCCTGAACGCATCTGCCTCCAAGATTCTCAATGAAATTAAGGGGAAGCCAGGATTCGTTCGGCCGCCGAAGATGAAGATTCCCGATTACAAGAAGAACTCCGATAAGTATTGTGACTATCATCGGGACAACGGGCATAATACCGATGAATGTTACCACTTGAAGAAGTTGATAGAGAAGATGGTTAAGGCTGGTGACTTGAACCAGTATGTTAAAGATCTGAGGGATCGGTTAGGTCCCAAAGAAGATAAAGGGAAGGCACCCGAAGAGGGAGAACGGTACAGGGGCGAGGTCCAGACAATATTCGGGGGAATAGTTTTAGACCGAAGCAGCAAAACGGCAAAGAAGAAGTATGCCCTGCAGGTCTACAATCTCTACAGCATCAACTCCACTAAGCAGCAGTTCCCCATAATGTTCTCCCAGGAAGATTACGAGGATGTCATTCTGCCGCACGAGGATCCGTTGGTCATTAATCCCGTGATCGGGCAGAACAAGATCTGGAAGGTGCTGGTCGATGGAGGAAGTTCTGTCAACGTCCTCTATTATAACACCTACCAGAAAATGAATTTGGAAGGCAAACAGATCGATACCTGCTATGAAGCTCCTCTATATTGGTTTGGCAATCAGCCCGTCCCGATCGAAGGTATGATCCACTTGCCCTTGTTGCTTGGTAAATCCCCCTATACTGTGGAGAAACAGGTCAAGTTCTATGTGGTTCGAGTGGAAAGCCCGTTTAATGCCATTTTGGGGAGACCCGTTCTTGCTGCTTTTGAAGCTATTGCCTCTATTCCCCACCTCAAGCTAAAGTTCCCGACCGAGAAAGGAGTGGGAGAGATGAGGGGCGATCAGAAAGCCGCCCGAATCATTATGCTGGAAGATCTTGAGATAGACAAGGATCTAGGTGGCGCCGAAGGAAATAAACGGCGCCGAACCGAAGATGGTCCTAGGGACAGTGGTCACGCCCTGCATATAGAGTTGGAGAAATTTGGGAACAATCTTTCGAACCCGATCGCCGAGCCAGGCACTAAGACCGAAGAGGTGGAATTATACGCAGGTTGCTCGGGAAAGATGGTTCGGATCGGTAAAGACATGGAATCAGGGCTGAAGGAGAAGGTGATTGATGTGGTCCGTCGGTACCATGATGTTTTTGCCTGGGGGCCCGAAGACATGCCGGGGTTGGATGAGTCGATCGCTCGGCACAGGCTAAATGTTCATCCACAGGCCATTcccgtcaagcagaagaagagaaACTTCGCCGTGGAAAGACAGAAGGTGATTGAGGTCGAAGTGGAAAAACTACTGGAAGCAAAGTTCATCGAGGAGATTGAATATCCCGAATGGCTGGCTAATGTGGTGGTGGTCAAGAAGTCCAACAATAAGTGGAGAATGTGTGTCGATTATACCGACCTCAACAAAAATTGCCCGAAGGACCACTACCCTCTGCCGAACATCGATCAGCTGATAGATGCCACCTCTGGCTATCAAATACTCAGCTTTTTAGACGCATTTTCGGGCTATCATCAGATCGCCATGGATGCCGAGGATATCCCCAAGACAGCATTCATCACCTCGAAAGGCACCTATGCCTACATCAAGATGCCCTTCGGTCTGAAAAACGCGGGGGCCACTTTCCAAAGGATGGTGAACAAAGTCTTCGCCGAACAGATAGGACGGAACATGGAATGTTACGTCGATGACATGATAGTAAAATCCTTGTTTCATGATCACGCTGATGACCTCAAAGAATGCTTTGAGACCCTAAGACGGAACAACATGAAGATCAACCCCGCCAAGTGCACCTTCGGGGTTTGTAGTGGCAAGTTCCTAGGGTATATGGTCAGTGCGAGAGGGATCGAAGCGAATCCCAAAAAAATAAAGGCGGTGTTAGATATGGAAGCCCCGAAGATCATTCGGGAAATTCAAAAGCTGACTGGACGACTAGCAGCCCTCCGTAGATTCATCTCTCGGTCAGCTGAAAAGGCGCTCCCTTTCTTTGAAGTGTTGAAGGGAGCAAAGAATTTTGAGTGGGGGCCGAACTGCGTGAAAGCCTTCGAGGAAATAAAGGAGTACCTGATTAAAGCCCCTCTATTGATGAGGCCTGATCCGAAGGAAACGCTCCAGCTGTACTTGGCAGTGAGCGACCGAACCCTTGGTGCGGTTTTAGTGAAAGAGCACGAGAAGAACCAACACCCGGTCTTCTATGTGTCTCATATGTTGAGGGATGCAGAAACCCGATAA